GGCTATTAGAAATAACTAACCACCAACTACTAACTACTAACTACTAACTACTAACTACTATTGTACAGACGCGATGTTCCTCGCGTCTCTACTAACTACTAACTACTAAGCTGAGGAAATATGTCTTAACTCTATACAATGGTTTAGAGTAGAATTAGCAACTCCGCTAAACTTAAATTGCCAATGGTGTTTGATCCTGACTTTTTGAATGACAATTTTGAACAACACCCTCGCCAGCATCTGAGTGACAATTTTGAGGAACAGTCTAATCAGTTACTCAAATACTTGCAGCATCAGCCTCCGGAAGTTTTGGCCAGCGTCGCTCAGTCCGTCAGCCCCGAAATCAAGCAAATCATTTCGCAAAATGTCCAGGGGCTTGTTGGGATGCTGCCTGCTGAAAACTTCAACGTCCAAATTACAACAGACCGGGATAATCTTGCTGGTCTTTTAGCATCAGCAATGATGACTGGCTATTTCCTGCGCCAGATGGAACAACGGATGCACTTAGATCATTTGGCTAATAATCATTAGTCAAGAGTCAATTGTCAAGAGTTAATTGTCAAATGGTCAGTAGTTAAAAACTCTTGACTCTAGACTTCAGACTCTGGACTAATGACTATTTCTGGGGATAGGCCCCTAACTGTACTTGAAAGGTTTGAATTTTACCGTCACGGTTAACTTCAATTTGCAGAGTGTCTCCAACACTGCTAGACTCAACCAATTTCTGTACTTGAGCAGCAGTTTTAACTGGTTTGCCGTTAAATTTTTGGATTACATCTCCAGGGCGCAGTCCTGCTCGCTGTGCAGGTGATTTTTCTAGAACTCCCTTGATGGCAATACCAGTATTTTGCTGGATGTTAAGACTGTTTTCTTGGTTGATTTGCTGTTTTTTGGTAGGAGAAAGGTCTATCATTTCAATCCCCAAAAAGGGATGTTCTACACGCCCTTTAGTAAAAAGTTCGTTAGCAATGCGGGCAGCAGTTTCTATCGGAATAGCAAAACCGAGTCCTTGAGCATCAGCACGAATAGCAGTATTTACTCCTATTACCTCACCTTGGGAATTTAATAAAGGGCCCCCAGAGTTACCAGGATTAATAGCGGCGTCAGTTTGGATAAAGCTTACTCGTTTATCTGGTACACCAACTTGGGAACTGGTGCGATCTGTGGCGCTGATGATGCCGATAGTGACAGTGTTATCTAAACCTAAAGGATTACCAATCGCGATCGCCCACTGTCCAGGGATCAAATTTTGTGAATTGCCCAATTTTACCCTTGGTAATTGCTTGGCAGGAATTTTCACCACTGCTACATCTGTCATGGGATCAACTCCCATTACCTTTCCTTCAAAAGTTCTGCCATCTTTGAGGGTAACTTGAACTGTATCTGTATTTGCTACTACATGAGCGTTGGTAAGAATTTCTCCATTCGTACTGAGGATAAAACCAGAACCCGTACCACGCTCAATTCTCTCCTGTGGAATTGGTTCTTCATCTTCGCCAAAAAATCGCCGCAAGAGAGGATTTTTAAAAGCTTCTGAAATGGGATTTGCTACTTTGCGTGTCGCATTAATTCGTACTACTGCTGGCCCTGTTTTTTGCACGGCTGTAGCAATAAAATTAACACTTTCAGCCCCAGTTGCTTCTATGCTTTTTCCCCAAGCATTGGTAACTACTGTTTCTGACGGCACGCCCATTGTCACATTCCTAAGTTCCTGAAATGTACGCCTTTGTGTCAGGAGAAAGGGACTGGCTAGCAAAACTGCACTACCGCCGAATACGCCGCCGCCCACAACTAATGAAAAATAAACGGCCAGTTGTTTCTTTGATAACTTCATAATCACTATACTCAAGGACAGCAATGCAGATGCTAATTTCTAAGTGTAGTCAAGCAAAAGACAAGTGGACAGATTAATTTTGATCATCAAAGCGATAAAATTGTAGATTTTTGTTAATTCTTTCTGGTTGGTAGTTGCTGGTTAATACCAATCAACAATCAACAATCAATAATCAACAACCAACTAACTGTCAACAAAATATAAAATTTAGTTAGAATCGCAAGAATGCTCTCACCATACCCGAACTGTTGACGTTGAGTACTTTAATTTCGCTCCACTTAACATACATGACTGTTCGCGATCGCCTACTTCTAATAATTTTCTCTAGCTTGATTTCTGCTTTGGGACTCGTATCCACACGCCCAAATCCTGCACTAGCACAGGTAGCTAAATGCCCAACTCCAGCCCTGGAACGCTTCCAGCGCCATCGAGTTGCCCGTGGCGAAACCTTGCAGAGCATCGCCCAGCTCTACAATTTAGCTCCTGATACTATTATCACCATGAATCCGGATTTAAAAAACGGTAGGGTGAGTACGGGTAACAATATTCTTATCCCTCCCTATAATGGTATTGTAGTGGAAGTAGCTCGTGGTGAAACTTGGCGAGAATTAGCACAAAGATACAAAGTTCGTGCTGATGCTCTTTTTGAGTTAAATGGCTGTAAACCACCATCTCAAATTGCATTTATCCCTACACCTCATCAATCATTAAGTCGTGCGAATGTATCCGCCTCCCCAACTTCTAGTGGAAATTCTACTTCTACTCAAATAAGCGGCTATCCCTTACCATCAGCTGTTCAGGTAGGATTTCCCTATGGTTGGCAGCTTAACCCAAATAACAGTGAAGTTTTCTTTCACAGTGGTATTGATTTGTTAGCTGCTATCGGAACACCAGTAAAAGCGATCGCACCGGGGACAGTCGTTTTTGCAGGCGATCGTGGTACATACGGTAACTTAGTCATAATTAATCACAGCAACGGATTGCAAAGTCGTTACGCCCAGTTAGAAAGTATCAAAGTTAGCGTTGGTCAGCAAGTTAAACAGGGAGACTTGCTAGGAACCGTCGGTAAAACAGGACAACCAACCATAACTCAACCCCATCTTCATTTTGAAATCCGTTCTAACTCTTCTTTGGGTTGGGTTGCTCAAGATCCAGGAGAATATTTGAAGTAATTAGAGTAGTTTTTCCACGCAGAGAACACAGAGATTTCCTCTGCGCTACTCTGCGCTTTCCTCTGCGTTCCTTTGCGTTAGAAAAAATTAATTAATTGGGTAGATTTAACTATTTTCATTCCTGCATCAGCAAATCGTTTAAACGCCTTATCTGCTGCTTCTGTGTAATCGACCACACCCGGAACAACAACAGCAGAAGTACAATCTTCCAGTAGATAAACTTTGGTCGCCAATTTAATATCTACCTGCTGAATTTCTGTTAACAAATCATCAATTGTCCAGGCGACACAGTGACTTTTTGCTTGTCCAGCTATAATCACAGCATCAAAGTCTAATAACTGCTGAATTAACCTTTTATTAATTTGAGCAATAGGACGAGAATCAAAATCTTGCAAAACTTCTGGGCTTAAAGCAGAATAGTTTTCTGTTAAAGGATTATTACCTTTAATCTCAAATTGCGTTTGACTATTACGCGCAATACAGTGGAAAAATATTGCTTCTTCCACAGCAGAAACTAAAGCATGACCAATACCACCCAACATAGAATGATAAGGCCACACAGTTAAAGGATATTTACCATTTTGAGTTAACTGTTTAACGTAGTGGTAAGCGTATTTTTCTAAAAATTCATAATCCAATCCTAGACTAAAAGCAACATCAGGATTTACCTGCCAAATTCTTTTTTCAATATCTGCTGATGTCATGTTAGTTGCAGCAGGAATAGGATGTTCACCAGCAGCATTCACCCAAAAAATAGGATGAAAAATTTGCATTGCTGTATGAGTATCTAGAGTTGGTATAATTTTTGTAATTATCCCCAAGTTACGATAGATAAATTCACACAAACGAATATTATCATCTACTGCACCATTGCCAGATTTTCCTCCCACAAATAATTCAAAGTGGGGGATGCAAAAAGTGTTTTGCACGTCAATTAGAAGTAAGCAAATCCGAGTTTTATCTTCAGATGCGGGTTTGATTTTGTGTTGTCTTATCAATGCTTGTGCATCTGCGGCGCGTTCTTGATAAGATACGCGCCAGACTGCGCCCACGGTTTTGGGGTTGAAGTGTAGGGGTATGGGTAGTTGGGTGGATGTTTGATTATTCATACAAAAATTACAATTCGCAGCTAAAATTTGGGTTTTGGCTCCCATTTTCATCTAATTAACACGTATTATCTCGGTTAAGCACGTGCTTTTTATAGCAATACATGTTCTTTTTTACATTTACAAAAGACAGTAGCAATTACAGTCGCACCTTGAGAAACGGAATTAATTTTGGGAATAAAAGCAGGATGGATAACCAACAACTATTGTTACTACTTATGACATTTATAAATCAGTATTAGTAAGTCAGAAATCAAGCGATCGCGATTTTGCCAAAACAATGGAGAACATATATTTTTACCATTGAGAAAAATCGTCAATATCTGCTTTTTTCTTTCATTATTTCCCGATATCATTTTTTTGCTAATTATTTGTCCAAAAAAGCACGAACTGTGGCAATCTGGGAAACAGAACGTTTTCAAATCCGATATTTTCGCTACGGCAAAATTACCTAAAAGATTATGCAAACTCTGCCTACACCCATTACTGCAAATACTTTATCCAGTCAACCTACTTTTGACACAACAATTAAAAGACGAAAAACCCGTCCAGTAAAAGTAGGAAATGTCACCATTGGGGGGGGACATCCCGTAGTGGTGCAATCTATGATCAACGAGGATACTCTTGATATTGATGGTTCTGTTGCCGCAATTCGGGGTCTACATGAGATAGGTTGTGAAATTGTTCGTGTTACAGTACCAAGTATGGCTCATGCCAAAGCTTTGGCAGAAATTAAACAAAAATTAATCAAAACTTATCAAGATGTGCCGATTGTTGCTGATGTGCATCACAATGGCATGAAAATTGCTTTAGAAGTTGCTAAGCACATAGAGAAAGTACGGATAAATCCAGGACTGTATGTATTTGAAAAACCAAATCCCACCAGAACCGAATACACCAAAGTCGAATTTGACGAAATAGGTGAAAAAATCCGCGAAACTCTAGAACCATTAGTAATTTCTTTGCGCGATCAAGGCAAAGCCATGCGAATTGGGGTAAATCATGGTTCTCTTGCTGAAAGAATGCTGTTTACTTACGGCGACACACCAGAAGGGATGGTGCAATCTGCCATAGAATTTATCCGGATTTGTGAATCTTTAGACTTCCGTAACCTAGTGATTTCTCTGAAAGCCTCACGAGTACCAGTGATGGTTGCTGCTTATCGTCTTATGGTACAGCGAATGGATGAGTTGGGTATGGATTACCCCTTACACTTGGGTGTAACAGAAGCTGGAGATGGTGAATACGGAAGAATTAAATCCACTGCTGGGATTGCTACTTTGTTAGCTGATGGCATTGGCGATACAATTCGGGTATCGCTGACTGAATCTCCAGAAAAAGAAATTCCAGTCTGCTACAGTATTCTGCAAGCCTTAGGATTGCGGAAAACAATGGTCGAGTATGTCGCTTGTCCTTCCTGCGGACGTACTTTATTTAACCTAGAAGAAGTATTGCATAAAGTCCGTGAAGCTACTAAGCATCTCACTGGGCTTGACATTGCAGTCATGGGTTGCATTGTAAATGGCCCTGGAGAGATGGCAGATGCCGACTATGGTTATGTCGGTAAGACTCCAGGTTATATTTCTCTTTATCGTGGTAGAGAAGAAATCAAAAAAGTCCCAGAAGTTCAGGGTGTAGAGGAGTTAATCAATTTGATTAAAGCAGATGGACGCTGGGTAGAACCGTGAAGAAATTAGGGATCGGGGATCGGGAAGGAGACGAGGAGGACAAGGATCATACACTCCTTACACTCCTTACACTCCACCCTTACCTTAAGCCGCTACGCGTCTACACACTCCTCATACTTCCCCCATCTCCCCATCTCCCCACCTCCCCTAATCCCCACCAGGGGCCCCAAGTTCCCCACTTCCCCAATCCTTAAATAAATTTGTAGAAATAACAAGATATGTTCATTCTGTACACCATTTGCTTGTGTTAGATTGAGCATACTGACATATAAAATTTTGTCCCTAGCCACGCAGCTGTCATTATGGTAATTACAAGAAATGGACTTGTTTTGGGTGCTACGGCGGTGACGCTTTCCACAATTGCAGTTACAAGCCTTGGCATTCACTCGCAAGGACAAGCTCTTTTTAAAGAAAGTCCTAAGGAATTAGTAGATGAAGTTTGGCAAATTATTAATAAACAATACGTAGACGGTACTTTTAATCAGGTAGATTGGAAAGCTGTTCGGAGTGAGTACCTGAATAAGTCCTACAAAAACAATGAGGAAGCATATAAGTCCATCCGGGAAATGCTGAAGAAGCTAGACGATCCATACACCCGGTTTATGGATCCAGAGGAATTCAAAAATATGCAAGTTGATACCTCTGGCGAATTAACAGGTATTGGTATCCAAATAGGTTTGGATGAAAAAACGAAAAAGTTAACTGTAATTGCTCCAATTGAGGATACACCTGCATTTAAGGCTGGGATTCTGGCAAAAGATACCATTATCTACATCAATGGTAAAAGCACAGAGGGCATGGATACTAATGAAGCAGTATCCTTAATCCGAGGTGAACCAGGCAGTAAAGTTAACTTAACAATCTTGCGTGAGGGTCAAAGAAAAGAATTTACAATTACACGAGCGCGAATTGAAATTCATCCGGTAGACTTTTCTCAAAAGCAAACGCCTGCGGGTAATATTGGCTATATCCGCTTGAAACAGTTCAGTGCCAATGCTGCCAAAGAAATGCGGGATGCAATCAAGAATTTAGAAAGCAAGCAGGTATCTGGATACGTCTTAGATTTGCGTAATAACCCAGGTGGTCTGTTGTACTCAAGTGTGGACATTGCCCGGATGTGGATGGATAGAGGCACGATTGTTTCTACAATTGACCGTCAGGGTGAGGTAGAACGAGAAATTGCCAATGGACGGGCTTTAACGAACAAACCCTTGGTGGTACTGGTAGATAAAGGTAGTGCTAGTGCTAGTGAAATTCTTTCAGGAGCATTGCAGGACAACAAGCGTGCAGTCGTAGTAGGAAGTCAGAC
Above is a genomic segment from Fischerella sp. JS2 containing:
- the ctpC gene encoding carboxyl-terminal processing protease CtpC; protein product: MVITRNGLVLGATAVTLSTIAVTSLGIHSQGQALFKESPKELVDEVWQIINKQYVDGTFNQVDWKAVRSEYLNKSYKNNEEAYKSIREMLKKLDDPYTRFMDPEEFKNMQVDTSGELTGIGIQIGLDEKTKKLTVIAPIEDTPAFKAGILAKDTIIYINGKSTEGMDTNEAVSLIRGEPGSKVNLTILREGQRKEFTITRARIEIHPVDFSQKQTPAGNIGYIRLKQFSANAAKEMRDAIKNLESKQVSGYVLDLRNNPGGLLYSSVDIARMWMDRGTIVSTIDRQGEVEREIANGRALTNKPLVVLVDKGSASASEILSGALQDNKRAVVVGSQTFGKGLVQSVRPLDDGSGLAVTIAKYHTPLGRDINKHGIDPNIVVDLSDKQRQDLWIKEREKVATLADPQFAKAVEVLGKEIAAKGTNAQRN
- the ispG gene encoding (E)-4-hydroxy-3-methylbut-2-enyl-diphosphate synthase, with product MQTLPTPITANTLSSQPTFDTTIKRRKTRPVKVGNVTIGGGHPVVVQSMINEDTLDIDGSVAAIRGLHEIGCEIVRVTVPSMAHAKALAEIKQKLIKTYQDVPIVADVHHNGMKIALEVAKHIEKVRINPGLYVFEKPNPTRTEYTKVEFDEIGEKIRETLEPLVISLRDQGKAMRIGVNHGSLAERMLFTYGDTPEGMVQSAIEFIRICESLDFRNLVISLKASRVPVMVAAYRLMVQRMDELGMDYPLHLGVTEAGDGEYGRIKSTAGIATLLADGIGDTIRVSLTESPEKEIPVCYSILQALGLRKTMVEYVACPSCGRTLFNLEEVLHKVREATKHLTGLDIAVMGCIVNGPGEMADADYGYVGKTPGYISLYRGREEIKKVPEVQGVEELINLIKADGRWVEP
- a CDS encoding isochorismatase; this encodes MNNQTSTQLPIPLHFNPKTVGAVWRVSYQERAADAQALIRQHKIKPASEDKTRICLLLIDVQNTFCIPHFELFVGGKSGNGAVDDNIRLCEFIYRNLGIITKIIPTLDTHTAMQIFHPIFWVNAAGEHPIPAATNMTSADIEKRIWQVNPDVAFSLGLDYEFLEKYAYHYVKQLTQNGKYPLTVWPYHSMLGGIGHALVSAVEEAIFFHCIARNSQTQFEIKGNNPLTENYSALSPEVLQDFDSRPIAQINKRLIQQLLDFDAVIIAGQAKSHCVAWTIDDLLTEIQQVDIKLATKVYLLEDCTSAVVVPGVVDYTEAADKAFKRFADAGMKIVKSTQLINFF
- a CDS encoding DUF760 domain-containing protein, with protein sequence MVFDPDFLNDNFEQHPRQHLSDNFEEQSNQLLKYLQHQPPEVLASVAQSVSPEIKQIISQNVQGLVGMLPAENFNVQITTDRDNLAGLLASAMMTGYFLRQMEQRMHLDHLANNH
- a CDS encoding M23 family metallopeptidase, with protein sequence MTVRDRLLLIIFSSLISALGLVSTRPNPALAQVAKCPTPALERFQRHRVARGETLQSIAQLYNLAPDTIITMNPDLKNGRVSTGNNILIPPYNGIVVEVARGETWRELAQRYKVRADALFELNGCKPPSQIAFIPTPHQSLSRANVSASPTSSGNSTSTQISGYPLPSAVQVGFPYGWQLNPNNSEVFFHSGIDLLAAIGTPVKAIAPGTVVFAGDRGTYGNLVIINHSNGLQSRYAQLESIKVSVGQQVKQGDLLGTVGKTGQPTITQPHLHFEIRSNSSLGWVAQDPGEYLK
- a CDS encoding HhoA/HhoB/HtrA family serine endopeptidase translates to MKLSKKQLAVYFSLVVGGGVFGGSAVLLASPFLLTQRRTFQELRNVTMGVPSETVVTNAWGKSIEATGAESVNFIATAVQKTGPAVVRINATRKVANPISEAFKNPLLRRFFGEDEEPIPQERIERGTGSGFILSTNGEILTNAHVVANTDTVQVTLKDGRTFEGKVMGVDPMTDVAVVKIPAKQLPRVKLGNSQNLIPGQWAIAIGNPLGLDNTVTIGIISATDRTSSQVGVPDKRVSFIQTDAAINPGNSGGPLLNSQGEVIGVNTAIRADAQGLGFAIPIETAARIANELFTKGRVEHPFLGIEMIDLSPTKKQQINQENSLNIQQNTGIAIKGVLEKSPAQRAGLRPGDVIQKFNGKPVKTAAQVQKLVESSSVGDTLQIEVNRDGKIQTFQVQLGAYPQK